GACGCCCGGGAGTTGAACCGGATTATCAAGATCGATGAATACAATATGCAGGCCACGGTCCAGGCGGGCGTCGTCCTACAAAGACTGGAGGATGAACTCAACCAACGCGGCCTGACCACCGGGCATTCGCCCCAGTCCAAGCCGGTCGCCAAGTATGGCGGCCTCGTGGCCACGCGCAGCATCGGTCAGTTTTCAACGCTCTATGGCGGCATCGAGGACATGGTTGTCGGACTGGAGTGTGTGTTCCCGGATGGCCATGTGTCGCGGATCAAGAATGTGCCGCGCCGCGCCGGTGGCCCCGATATTCGCCATATTGCTATCGGCAACGAAGGCACCCTCTGCTATATCACCGAGGTGACGGTCAAGATCTATCGCCACTTCCCCCAGAACAATGTCTTTTTCGGCTATCTCATCAAGGATATGGCAAGTGGGATCAAGGTGCTGCGAGAGGTCATAGTGAACGGGTACCGGCCTTCTGTCGCCCGTGTCTATTCCGAAGAGGATGCCCGGCAGCACTTTTACCACTTTCACAAGGGAAACTGCGTGCTCCTCTTCATGGCCGAAGGGAACAAGGGCATCGTTCAGGCCACCTGCGCCGGGATCGAAGAGGCGGTCGAGAAGTTCAAGGACGGTGTCATCGAGCAGGTGGACAGCAGCCTGATTGCGTCCTGGTTCTCGCATCTCAACTGGTCGCAGCAGGACATCGACGACGAATTCCAGGGCATGATCGACAACGACTCCCACGCTGGGTTCACGACCGAAGTATCTGCCGACTGGGAAACCATCCCGACGCTGTATGACAACGTGATCAAGCGCGTCAGGACGGAATTCGGGAGGGCCCATGATTTGACCCTATTGGGTGGCCATTCTTCTCATAGCTACATCAACGGCACCAACATGTATTTCGTCTACAACTACGCCATCCACTGTGCTCCGGAGGACGAGATGCGGGTGTACCATCACCCGATCCAGCGGATCATTGTGGAAGAGACCCTCAAGCTCGGTGGATCCATGTGCCATCACCATGGCATCGGAAAATACCGTAACGAATGGACGAGGGATGAGCACGGTTCAGCCTACTACATGCTCGAGAAACTGAAGGAAGCATTCGATCCCAATGGCATCATGAACTTTGGCGCCATCTTCTATCAGGAAGAGGGCGCCAGGTTCCAGAAGTAAGCTCACGAAGGAGGCAGTTTGTGTTGGCATGATGATGCAGCCACTCGCGCCCGCTGCATCGAGTTCCTGCACCGGGCTTACGGTTTCAGCGCCCTCCTCGTTCCGGCAACGCACTGGGGCCGGATGATTGCCCCGAGGGCGGCTATGCCACCTTCTGGAGATCAAAAAAGATGAACGTTACCGACTTTACGATGGATTTTTTCTCTCTGAAAGGCAAGAACGCCCTGATCACAGGCGGGAACAGCGGCCTAGGGCAGGCCTTTTCGGTGGCGCTCGCCACGGGCGGCGCCAATGTGCTGGCCGTCAGCCTGATGGCGGAGGACGGCGAGACAAAGCAATGGGTCGAGGAGTGCGGGGTCGAGTACAGACACCTGTACGCTGACATCACCGCTGACGGCGAATGCAAGCGGGCCGTAGACGACTGTGTGGCGGCCTGGGGCAGCATCGATATCCTGGTCAACTGCGCGGGCATCTGCATCAATGTCGAAGATGTGACCAGGTTCACCCGCACGGAATGGGACAAGATGGTGGCCGTCAACCTGACCGCGGCTTTCGAGATGATCCACGAGGCCTGCAAGCACATGATCAAGCAGAATCGCGGCAAGATTATCAACATCGCCTCCCTTTACTCCTTTCTGGGCGGGCAGTGGTCCCCGGCCTATGCCTCCACCAAGCACGGGATCGTTGGTCTGACCAAAGCCATGTGCGATGAACTGGCGCAGTTCGATATCCAGGTCAATGCCATCGCTCCGGGTTATTTCGCCACCAAGCTGACAGAAAAGACCCGCAGCGACCCGCAGCGCAATGCCGCCATCCTGTCCCATATCCCTGCCAACCGTTGGGGCTGGACGGTCGATCTCATGGGCGCCTGCGTGTTCCTTGCCAGCGACGCCTCGAACTATGTGAACGGCGCCGTCCTGACTGTCGACGGCGGCTACCTGATGCGTTGATCTCGACAGGAACAATTATAGATGGCTGGCCAAAGAATGGCTGGCCAAAGAATGGCTGGCCAAAGAAATGATACTCGGTCCTGAAACGTGATGCGTGATGCGTGAAAATCGCCGACGTTTTCTCACATTTCACGTTTCACGGTTTACGACCTTCATAACAAATCAACCTAGCGGTCAATACAGGGAGGAAAGTATGCGTGACGTGTATTTCATCGGGGTCGACAGCGGCACCCAGAGCACCAAGGTTTCCATGATCAACCAGCGGGGAGAGGTCCTCCTCAGCGCCAGCCAGCCCCTGCGGCCCATGCTCTCCCGGCAAACCGGCTGGGTCGAACACCCTGACGACGACCTATGGGACAGCACGAAGGCGGCGCTGAGGGAACTGATGGCATCCTTCCAGGGGGGTGTCCGGGATATCAAGGGGATCGGACTCTGTGCGATCCGCTGCTGCCGGGTGTTTCTGAAAAAGGACGGCTTGCTGGCGGCGCCGGTCATGAGCTGGATGGATATTCGCGCCTATGTCCCCTTCGAGGACGAACCGGAGATCGGCTATACCGGGTCGACCTCGGGCTATCTGACCTTCCGTCTGACCGGGGAGCTAAGGGACACCATCGCCAACTCGTACCAATACCAGTTCCCCGTGGACATGGAGACCTGGAAGTGGACCGAGGATGCGGAAGTACTAGCCGCATTCAGGATTCCCCGGCATAAGCTCCTGGACATGGGCTTGCCCGGAGAAATCCTTGGGCGTGTTTCCGCGGCGGCGGCGGCAGAAACCGGTCTGCCCGAGGGCATCCCCGTGGTGGCCACCGCCAACGACAAGGCGGTGGAGGCCCTGGGGTCGGGGCTGATCGAGCCCCGGGTCGCCCTGTTGTCTTTGGGCACCTATATCGCCTCGATGATCGCAGGCGAACGGAATCTGCCCGATTCGAATCGCTTCTTCACCAATCTGTCGTGCATCCCCTACCGCTATCTCTATGAAAGCACGGGTATCCGGGGCGGCATGTGGCATATCTCCTGGTTCAAGAGCATCATCGGTGAAGAGCTTGAGCAGAAGGCGCGTGAATCAGGCCGAATCGTGGAGGATCTGCTGGAGGCGGAAGCGGCCCAGGTTCCTGCCGGCTGCGATGGTCTCCTGACCGTTCCGGACTGGCTTGCTCCGGCGACACAACTGCACAAGAAGGGTGTCATGATCGGCTTCGATCAGCGACATACCCGGGGCCACATGTACCGGTCGATCATGGAAGCCATTGCCATGCGGATGAAGAACAACCTCGATGGCATGGTTCAGGAAATCGGGGTCGTCCCGGACAAGCTGATCGTCTGCGGCGGAGGGTCGAACAGCGCGCTCTTTATGCAGATCGTGGCCGATGTCTTCGGTATCAGGACCGTGCGCAACCGGATCAACGGAGCCGCCGCCCTGGGAGCGGCCATCTGTGTGGCCGTGGCGACGGGAATCTACCCTGACTTTGCCCAGGCTGCCGGCGCCATGGTGCATCAGCGCGACGAGTTCAGCCCCGACCCAAAGAACCACAGGGTCTATGCGACGATCAACGAGGGGGCCTATCGGGAACTTGCGGCCATGCTGGAGGGAACACTCACGCAAATACACCGTGCGTGCGAAGAGGCAAACCGATTGGGGTAGCCGTAGCGGTGCTACTACTTCACGCCGGAAGATACGCAAGCGCTCACTGAGAAGCTGGCTGGCTGATAAGCTGGCTGGCTGATAAGCTGGCTGGCTGATAAGCTGGCTGGCTGATAAGCTGGCTGGCTGATAAGCTGGCTGGCCGACTGTCGCCCGCGGCGCAGGTGGCGATCCACGCCTTCACCTTCGGCCATCCCTTCTATGTGACCGCGCTGGCTGAGCGCGTACGTGAGCTGGCTGCCGGCGACGGCTGGCGCCGAAGCGGTTAGCCCAGAGATCGAAGATGGCCTGGCGCTCTCGGCGGTCGCCAACCGACTGCGGCGCCAGGCGTCGGCTGCACGCGACTACCTCAGGCGCTTGATGGAGGTGGATCTGCTGGTGGAGCGCGGGGGGCGCTATTTCTACGCCGATCCGGTGTTCCGCTACTGGGTGGCGCAGACCACGAAGGGGGTCGCAATCGAGGGGTTCCCCCGCCAGGAAGGATGAAAGCGCTCGTAGCTGGATTGGCTGAGCGGTTCGCACGCGCTTCGACCCAGCTGGGCCACGCCAAGGAAAGCGAGGTGCGGGAGTTGCTGCGCAAGCTGGCCGGACGAACCGTCCCCGGCGCCTATCTGGGCCGGACTGACCCGATTCTCGTGCCGGCATTCACCCGCATCGAGCCCTACCGCTCGCCCGATGGTCAGACTGAGATCGACGCGCTGGCTGAGAACGACGAACAATGGGCGGTGGAGGTCAAGTGGCGGCAGAAGCGGGTTGGACGGTGAAGGCCGCCTGGTGAAGGCCGCCTGGTGAAGGCCGCCTGGTGAAGGCCGCCTGGTGAATGAACGTTCGGGTGCGATGCTGGTGTAAACTGGGCCCGTGCACGAGCTTCCCGTTACTCAAGGCATTCTACAGGTCGCCGTCGAAACGGCGCGCCAGCACAATGCCGATCACATCACCGATATCCATCTTGTCATTGGTGTGCTGGCGGGTCTTGTCGACGATTCTATCCAGTTCTACTTCGATATCCTCAGCCAGGACACCCTGGCTGCCGGCGCCACCCTGCATTTCCGCCGTGAACCTGCCATTGCCGTTTGCGGGCAATGCGGTCGGCAAACCGAAGTGACGCCCCCCCTCTTGACCGCGTGTCCAGCCTGCGCCAGCCCCCGCCTGACCGTCACCGGCGGGCGCGCCTTCTACGTCGACAGCATAGACATCGACTGATCGCACCGGGCGGGCGACTGGGCACAGGCGGCCGCCGGCTCGCCCCTCCCCCGACCCTGCTTCCCATCTGCCCATGCCCAACATCCCTGTCGTCCAGCACATCCTCAGCGCCAATGATCAGATTGCCGCCGAAAATCGCGCCCTTTTCGACGCTTCGGGCATCCTCGTGCTGAACTTGATGGCCTCGCCCGGCGCTGGCAAGACCAGCGTCATCCTGGCCACGGCCGCCCGCCTGCCGGCGGCCATGCGCCCCGGCGTCATCGAAGGCGACCTGGCCTCGCGCATCGATGCCGACATCATCGCCGCCCGCGGCATCCCTGTCACCCAGATCAACACTGGCGGCGGCTGCCATCTCGACGCGCCCATGATCCGTTCGGCCCTGCCCGGCTTGCCCCTGGCCGATCTCAACCTGCTGCTGATCGAGAACGTCGGCAACCTCGTCTGTCCGGCCAACTTCGCCCTGGGCGCCGACCTGAACGTGGTGGTGGCCAGCGCGCCCGAAGGCCACGACAAGCCGTACAAATATCCCGGCATGTTCGCCGCCGCCGACGTGGTCTTGCTCAACAAGGCCGATCTGATCGACGTGTTCGAGTTCGACCTACCTTTCTTCGAACGGGGCTTGCGCATGGTCAACGATCGGGCGCCCCTGTTTCTGCTGTCGTGCAAGTCGGGCGCGGGCGTCGATGCCTGGGTGGACTGGCTGGCCGGGCCGGAAAGGCTGGCCGGGCCGGAAAGGCTGGCCGAGCGGTGGCGGCAGCGTTGATTGTGAATCAACTTATGGCGCCGCAATCCGCAATCCGCAATCCGCAATCCGCAATCCGCCGCCTGCGCCTGGAAATCCACGGAGCCGTGCAGGGGGTCGGGTTCCGGCCGTTCGTCTATCGGCTGGCGACAGGCCTGGGCCTGGCGGGCTGGGTGATCAACGACAGCCGGGGCGTGTTTATCGAGGTGGAGGGCGACGAAGCGAACGTGCAGGCGTTCCTGGATCGCCTGCCTGCCGAGCGACCGCCGCTTTCGCTGATCCAATCACTCGACGCGGCGTGGCTGCCGCCCGCGGGCTACGACATCTTTGAGATTCGCCATTCCGATGACCGCGGCAGCAAGACCGTGATCATGTTGCCCGACATCGCCACGTGCCCTGAGTGTTTGGGCGAAGTACGCGCTGCAGGCGATCGCCGTTTCGGCTATCCCTTCACCAACTGCACCAACTGCGGCCCGCGCTTCAGCATCATTGCCGCCCTGCCCTACGACCGGCCCCACACCACCATGCGGCGCTTTGTCATGTGCCCGGCCTGCCAGCGCGAATACGATGACCCCGGCGACCGCCGCTTCCACGCCCAACCGAACGCCTGCCCCGTGTGCGGCCCCGACCTGGCATTCTTCGATTTCGGATCTCAGATTGCGGATTTCGGAGCCAATCCGCAATCTCCAATCTCCAATAACCAATTACCAGTTACCACCAAAGACGAGGCCCTGCGCTCAGCCGCACGTGCAATCCGCCAGGGCAAGATCGTCGCCGTCAAAGGCATCGGCGGCTTCCACCTCATGGTCGATGCTGGCAACGAGGCCGCTGTGGCCCGGCTGCGCACGCTCAAGCCGCGCCTGCACAAACCCTTCGCCCTGATGGTGCGCGACATTGCACAGGCGCGCACCGTGGTCGAGACGTCACCGCAAGCCGAAGCGCTGCTGTCGTCGCCTGAAGCGCCCATCGTCCTGCTGCCCAAGCGCGTCCGGCAGCCCTCGCCCGTCGCCTCCGCCGTCGCCCCCGCCAACCCCAACCTGGGCGTGATGCTGCCGGCCATGCCTTTGCATCACCTGCTGCTGGCCGAGCTTGGCTTTCCGGTGGTGGCCACGAGCGGCAATCTCAGCGACGAGCCCATCTGCACGGACGAGCAGGAAGCCATGCACCGCCTGGGGCACATCGCCGACGCCTTCCTCGTGCACAATCGCCCCATCGCCCGGCATGTCGACGACAGCATCGCCTGGCTGCTCGATGGCGAACCCAGGCTGCTGCGCCGCGCCCGCGGCTACGCCCCGCTGCCGGTGCTCATGCCCGCTCCGGTTCCCACCATTTTGGCGGTGGGGGCGCACCTCAAGAATACCGTGGCCCTGAGCGTTGGCCAGCAGGTCTTCATCAGCCAGCACATCGGCGATTTGGAGACTTCCGAAGCCCTGGCTGCATTCGAGCGCGTCATCGCCGATTTCCTGCGCCTGTACGAGGCCGCGCCGGTCGCCATCGCTCACGACCTGCACCCGGAATATCTGTCGACACAATGGGCGCGTGGGCATCTGGGAACCTCCAGCCCTTCCTCAATCTCCAATCTCCAATCTGCAATCTCCAATCTCATTCCCATCCAACATCACCACGCCCATCTGGCCGCGGTGCTGGCCGAGAATCATGTGGCCGGCCCCGCCCTGGGCCTGATTTGGGATGGCGTGGGCTATGGCCCCGATGGCGTCATCTGGGGTGGCGAATGTCTGCTGGGCGACGCCGCCGGCTTTTGCCGCGTGGCGCATCTGCGCCCCTTCCGCTTGCTCGGCGGCGCCGCCGCCGCCCGCGAGCCGCGGCGCGTGGCGCTGGCCTTGTTGTGGGAACTGATCGGCGAGGAAGTCTTTGCCCGCTCTGACCTGGCCCCGGTGCGGGACCTCAGCCCGACCGAACAGCGTGTCTTTGCCCAAATGTTGCGCCATGACCTCAACTCGCCCCGCACCACCAGCATGGGCCGGCTGTTCGACGGCGTGGCGGCGCTGCTGGGCTTGCACCAGCGCACGACTTTCGAGGGGCAGGCAGCCATGGCCCTGGAATTTGCCGCTGACCCGGCGGTGCGCGACGCCTATCCGTTTTTGCTGAGTAGACAAGTAGACAAGGAAACAAGTAGGCAAGGAGACAAGGAGGCGCAGAGCCCGGAACTCGGAACTCTCGACTGGCGCCCGCTGGTCGAAGCTATCCTGGCTGATGTCGCTCGCAACGTTCCGGCATCCACCATGGCCGCGCGGTTCCACAACACCCTGGTTGCGGTGGCGAGGGCTGTGGCGCAGGCTGCGGGCTGCCCGCGCGTGGCTCTATCGGGCGGCTGCTTTCAGAATCGCCTGCTCACGGAAACAATGGCGGCAAACTTGCGCCAGAAAAGTTTCGAGGTCATACTACATCGCCAAGTTCCTCCCAATGATGGCGGCATCAGCCTCGGCCAAATTGCCATCGCCGCCGCCATTTTGCAGCGTGATGCCGTGAAAAGTGAGGAGTGATAAAGCCACTCATCATCACTTCATCACTTCATCACTTCTCCCGCCACCCGCCTCCCGCCACCCAGAGCCTCCCATGTGCCTCGGCGTCCCCGGAAAAGTGATCGAAATCCAACCCAATCCTTTGGGCATGACAATGGGCAAAGTCAGCTTTGCCGGCGTGGTCAAAGAAGTCTGCCTGGCTTACACGCCGGAAGTCGAGGTGGGCGACTATGTGGTGGTGCATGTGGGCTTCGCCATCAGCAAAGTCAACGAGCAGGAAGCGATGGAGGTGTTCCAGTATTTGCAGCAGATGGATGAGCTGGCCGAGCTGGACGTCCCGCAACCCGAATGATGCGAGGAGATGAGGCGGCGAAGCGGCGACGAAATTCCTTGCCTCTTCGCTTCGTCGCCTCATGGTTCCCTATGAAGTACGTCGACGAATACCGCAATGCGGACGAAGCGCAGAAGTTTGTGCGGCTCATCGCCGGGAAGGTGACCCGCCCGTGGACGCTGATGGAGATCTGCGGCGGGCAGACGCATACGCTGATCAAGTCCGGCATCGACCGCCTGTTGCCCGAGGAAATCACGCTGGTGCATGGGCCCGGCTGCCCGGTGTGCGTGACACCGCTCGAGCTGATCGATAAAGCCATCGCCATCGCCCGGCGGCCGGAGGTGATCTTCACCTCGTTTGGCGACATGCTGCGGGTGCCCGGCTCGCAGACCGACCTGCTGAGTGTGAAAGCGGCTGGCGGCGATGTACGCATGGTCTATTCACCGTTGGACGCCGTGAAGCTGGCGCAGAGCCATCCCGACCGGCAGGTCGTGTTTTTCGCTGTGGGCTTCGAGACGACGGCCCCGGCCAATGCCATGGCGGTGTGGCAGGCGCACCAGCTCGGGCTGGCCAATTTCTCGATCCTCAGCTCGCACGTGCTGGTGCCCCCGGCCATGACGGCCATCCTCGGCTCGCCGCACAACCTTGTGCAAGGCTTTTTGGCGGCGGGCCACGTATGTGCGGTCATGGGCTATTGGGAATACGAGCCGCTGGCCGAGCGCTATCGCACACCCATTGTCGTCACCGGCTTCGAACCGCTCGATCTGCTGCAAGGCATTTACATGACGGTGACAGCGCTGGAGGAAGGCCGGTGGGGCGTCGAGAACCAGTATGCGCGGGCGGTCACGCGGGCGGGCAATGCGCCGGCGCAGCGGCTGCTGAGCCAGGTCTTCGACGTGTGCGACCGGGCCTGGCGGGGAATTGGGGTGATTCCGGGCAGCGGGCTGGCGCTGCGCTCCGAGCTTGCTCAGTTCGACGCCGCCGTTCGCTTTGCTGTGGCCGATGTGACCGCGCAGGAGTCGGAGGTGTGCATCGCCGGCGAGATCATGCAGGGCTTGCGCAAGCCGCATCAATGCCCGGTCTTCGGCACGCTGTGCACGCCCGAACATCCCGTGGGGGCGCCGATGGTGTCATCCGAAGGCGCTTGCGCCGCGTACTATCACTATGGGCGCGTGTTCGCGCCGGCTGCCCCATGACTGTCACCGCCGATTTTCTGCTTTCCATGCAATGCCCCATCCCCATCTCCGACTACCCCCACGTCCTGCTGGCGCACGGCGGCGGCGGGCGGCTGACGCAGATGCTGATCGAGCGCATGTTCGCGCCAGCCTTCGCCAATCCCGCGCTGGAGATGCTGCATGATGGGGCCGTGCTCCAGGTGGAGAACGCACGCCTGGCCTTCTCCACCGACTCCTTCGTGATCAGCCCCCTCTTCTTCCCCGGCGGCGACATCGGCTCGCTGGCTGTGCACGGCACCGTGAACGACCTGGCCATGTGCGGGGCCCAACCGGTCGCGCTCTCCTCAAGCCTCATTTTGGAAGAGGGCCTGCCGATGGCAGACTTGTGGCGCCTGGTGCAGTCGATGCAGGCCGCCGCCCAGGCTGTGGGTGTGCCCATCGTCACCGGCGACACGAAAGTAGTGGACCGCGGCAAGGGCGACGGCGTCTTCATCAACACCGCCGGCGTGGGCCTGATCCCCGCCGGGGTGCACATCTCGCCGCTGCGGGCCCAGCCCGGCGATGTCGTTTTGATCAATGGCCCCATCGCCCAGCACGGCATCGCCATCATGTCGGTGCGCGAAGGGCTGGCCTTCGAGACGACGATCGTCAGCGATTCGGCGCCGCTGCCCGGCCTGGTGCAGGCGATGTTGGCGGCGGGCGGCGAGGCCGTGCACGTCCTGCGCGACCCCACGCGCGGCGGCGTCGCCAGCGCCACGAACGAGATCGCCCAAAAAGCAGGCGTGGGGATACGCTTGCGCGAAAAAGACATCCCCATCGCCGAGGACGTGCAGGGCGCTTGCGAAATCTTGGGCCTGGATCCGCTCTACGTCGCCAACGAGGGCAAATGCCTGGCCCTTGTCGCCCCGGCAGCGGCGGACCAGGTGCTGGCGGCCATGCGCGCCCATCCGCTGGGGCGGCAGGCCGCCGCCATCGGCGAGGTGGCGGCCGCACATCCGGGCCGGGTGTTGCTGCGCAGCCGCATCGGGGGCACGCGCGTGGTGGACATGCTCAGCGGCGAACAGTTGCCGCGCATCTGCTGACGCTGACCGCCCAAGCCTCACGCTATCAGGTGACCGGGTGGGAGCATGTGGAACCGGCCGGGCCCGCACGAACGCTACTGGCCCCATGAGCCGCCCCATTCGCGAACCTCGCGGCTTGCGTTGGCTGTGCGATTCGCAACCTTTCGTGTGGCAGCCGCCCTCGACGTGAGCGAGGGGCGAGGGACGGGTGGACGGTGGGGGTAACCGTCTCATGACGCGCTCTGTGACGCAACGCGACAGTGTGTGCTTCTTGTGAAAAATGGAGCGTACAATATGATCTGGATCATACCCACGGCCCTGTGAAGACCGTACACTGGGATTACCGCTCGTATTGGCGGTTGGCCCACTCGGTTAAAGGAGAAACTGAATATGCACCCACAAGTCAGCGGAAGCCGTGACTCGCCGATGACCTTCATGGACGAGGTCACTGCCCATACGCCCGGCGCGCATCCTCGCTTGGAAATGTGTATCCAATGCGGCACATGCGGCGGATCGTGCCCGTCGGGGGCGGATATGGATCACACCCCGCGGCAGTTGTTTGCGATGATCAAGGCTGAGATGAGGGATGAGGTGTTGCGCAGCAACACGCCCTGGTATTGTGTTTCATGCTACTTCTGCATGGTGCGTTGCCCGCAGGAAGTGCACATCACCGACCTGATGTACACGCTCAAGCGGATGGCAATCAAGGAGGGGATGTATCGCGAGTCCACCGCCGCCGACATCCCAGATTTTTCGGAAACGTTCATCGACTACGTGCAGAGTCACGGGCGCAGCTTCGAGCTGGGGCTGGCCACGCGCTATCACCTGCGCCATCACCCGCTGGGGATGGTCAAAAAGGCCGGGCTGGGCTTGGAGCTGATCCGCCGCGGGCGGATGGACCTGACCCCGAAGCGGATCAAAGACATCGACCAGCTTCACGCCATCCTCGCCAAAGCCAGGGAGTTGGGAGGTGAGCCATGAAATACGGTTTCTATCCCGGCTGTTCGCTTGAGCGAAACGCCATTGCCTATCACCAATCGACGATGGCCGTGGCGCAGGAATTGGGCATCGAGTTCGTGGAGGTGGATGACTGGAACTGCTGCGGCGCCACCGAATATATCGCCATCGACCTGCTCCCGGCCTACGCCCTGATCTCGCGCAACCTGGCGTTGGCCAGCCAACTCAAACTGAACGGCGGATCACAAAAGCAACTGGTGGCGCCTTGCAGCGCCTGTTACCTCAATCTGACCAAAGCCGACAAATACATGGCGGATGCGCCCTTGTTGGCGCAGCAGGTCAACACCGCTCTCCAGGCGGGCGGACTCAGCTACACGCCCGGCAGCGTCCGCGTCCGCCACCTCTTGGACATCGTGATCAACGATGTCGGTTACGCAGCGGTGGCCAAAAAAGTGACCAAGCCACTCTATGCGCTGCGGGTGGCGCCGTATTACGGCTGCTTGATCGTGCGACCGGGCTTCCGCGAGGTGCTGGATGATCCCGAATATCCCACTGTGCTCGATAAGCTGATGACTGCG
This genomic stretch from Caldilineales bacterium harbors:
- the hypD gene encoding hydrogenase formation protein HypD; this translates as MKYVDEYRNADEAQKFVRLIAGKVTRPWTLMEICGGQTHTLIKSGIDRLLPEEITLVHGPGCPVCVTPLELIDKAIAIARRPEVIFTSFGDMLRVPGSQTDLLSVKAAGGDVRMVYSPLDAVKLAQSHPDRQVVFFAVGFETTAPANAMAVWQAHQLGLANFSILSSHVLVPPAMTAILGSPHNLVQGFLAAGHVCAVMGYWEYEPLAERYRTPIVVTGFEPLDLLQGIYMTVTALEEGRWGVENQYARAVTRAGNAPAQRLLSQVFDVCDRAWRGIGVIPGSGLALRSELAQFDAAVRFAVADVTAQESEVCIAGEIMQGLRKPHQCPVFGTLCTPEHPVGAPMVSSEGACAAYYHYGRVFAPAAP
- a CDS encoding DUF234 domain-containing protein, which codes for MKALVAGLAERFARASTQLGHAKESEVRELLRKLAGRTVPGAYLGRTDPILVPAFTRIEPYRSPDGQTEIDALAENDEQWAVEVKWRQKRVGR
- a CDS encoding SDR family oxidoreductase — translated: MNVTDFTMDFFSLKGKNALITGGNSGLGQAFSVALATGGANVLAVSLMAEDGETKQWVEECGVEYRHLYADITADGECKRAVDDCVAAWGSIDILVNCAGICINVEDVTRFTRTEWDKMVAVNLTAAFEMIHEACKHMIKQNRGKIINIASLYSFLGGQWSPAYASTKHGIVGLTKAMCDELAQFDIQVNAIAPGYFATKLTEKTRSDPQRNAAILSHIPANRWGWTVDLMGACVFLASDASNYVNGAVLTVDGGYLMR
- the hypF gene encoding carbamoyltransferase HypF, with product MEIHGAVQGVGFRPFVYRLATGLGLAGWVINDSRGVFIEVEGDEANVQAFLDRLPAERPPLSLIQSLDAAWLPPAGYDIFEIRHSDDRGSKTVIMLPDIATCPECLGEVRAAGDRRFGYPFTNCTNCGPRFSIIAALPYDRPHTTMRRFVMCPACQREYDDPGDRRFHAQPNACPVCGPDLAFFDFGSQIADFGANPQSPISNNQLPVTTKDEALRSAARAIRQGKIVAVKGIGGFHLMVDAGNEAAVARLRTLKPRLHKPFALMVRDIAQARTVVETSPQAEALLSSPEAPIVLLPKRVRQPSPVASAVAPANPNLGVMLPAMPLHHLLLAELGFPVVATSGNLSDEPICTDEQEAMHRLGHIADAFLVHNRPIARHVDDSIAWLLDGEPRLLRRARGYAPLPVLMPAPVPTILAVGAHLKNTVALSVGQQVFISQHIGDLETSEALAAFERVIADFLRLYEAAPVAIAHDLHPEYLSTQWARGHLGTSSPSSISNLQSAISNLIPIQHHHAHLAAVLAENHVAGPALGLIWDGVGYGPDGVIWGGECLLGDAAGFCRVAHLRPFRLLGGAAAAREPRRVALALLWELIGEEVFARSDLAPVRDLSPTEQRVFAQMLRHDLNSPRTTSMGRLFDGVAALLGLHQRTTFEGQAAMALEFAADPAVRDAYPFLLSRQVDKETSRQGDKEAQSPELGTLDWRPLVEAILADVARNVPASTMAARFHNTLVAVARAVAQAAGCPRVALSGGCFQNRLLTETMAANLRQKSFEVILHRQVPPNDGGISLGQIAIAAAILQRDAVKSEE
- a CDS encoding sugar kinase; translation: MRDVYFIGVDSGTQSTKVSMINQRGEVLLSASQPLRPMLSRQTGWVEHPDDDLWDSTKAALRELMASFQGGVRDIKGIGLCAIRCCRVFLKKDGLLAAPVMSWMDIRAYVPFEDEPEIGYTGSTSGYLTFRLTGELRDTIANSYQYQFPVDMETWKWTEDAEVLAAFRIPRHKLLDMGLPGEILGRVSAAAAAETGLPEGIPVVATANDKAVEALGSGLIEPRVALLSLGTYIASMIAGERNLPDSNRFFTNLSCIPYRYLYESTGIRGGMWHISWFKSIIGEELEQKARESGRIVEDLLEAEAAQVPAGCDGLLTVPDWLAPATQLHKKGVMIGFDQRHTRGHMYRSIMEAIAMRMKNNLDGMVQEIGVVPDKLIVCGGGSNSALFMQIVADVFGIRTVRNRINGAAALGAAICVAVATGIYPDFAQAAGAMVHQRDEFSPDPKNHRVYATINEGAYRELAAMLEGTLTQIHRACEEANRLG
- a CDS encoding FAD-binding oxidoreductase; this encodes MDRNTILELVSGILPASQINTAADELYDAAADRYKKYAKARKVLDVPIPVAILYPRTTEETARLLSMCNEHGINVIPRSGKTATEGGLENWKENTLVVDARELNRIIKIDEYNMQATVQAGVVLQRLEDELNQRGLTTGHSPQSKPVAKYGGLVATRSIGQFSTLYGGIEDMVVGLECVFPDGHVSRIKNVPRRAGGPDIRHIAIGNEGTLCYITEVTVKIYRHFPQNNVFFGYLIKDMASGIKVLREVIVNGYRPSVARVYSEEDARQHFYHFHKGNCVLLFMAEGNKGIVQATCAGIEEAVEKFKDGVIEQVDSSLIASWFSHLNWSQQDIDDEFQGMIDNDSHAGFTTEVSADWETIPTLYDNVIKRVRTEFGRAHDLTLLGGHSSHSYINGTNMYFVYNYAIHCAPEDEMRVYHHPIQRIIVEETLKLGGSMCHHHGIGKYRNEWTRDEHGSAYYMLEKLKEAFDPNGIMNFGAIFYQEEGARFQK
- a CDS encoding HypC/HybG/HupF family hydrogenase formation chaperone, translating into MCLGVPGKVIEIQPNPLGMTMGKVSFAGVVKEVCLAYTPEVEVGDYVVVHVGFAISKVNEQEAMEVFQYLQQMDELAELDVPQPE
- the hypA gene encoding hydrogenase maturation nickel metallochaperone HypA codes for the protein MHELPVTQGILQVAVETARQHNADHITDIHLVIGVLAGLVDDSIQFYFDILSQDTLAAGATLHFRREPAIAVCGQCGRQTEVTPPLLTACPACASPRLTVTGGRAFYVDSIDID
- the hypB gene encoding hydrogenase nickel incorporation protein HypB translates to MPNIPVVQHILSANDQIAAENRALFDASGILVLNLMASPGAGKTSVILATAARLPAAMRPGVIEGDLASRIDADIIAARGIPVTQINTGGGCHLDAPMIRSALPGLPLADLNLLLIENVGNLVCPANFALGADLNVVVASAPEGHDKPYKYPGMFAAADVVLLNKADLIDVFEFDLPFFERGLRMVNDRAPLFLLSCKSGAGVDAWVDWLAGPERLAGPERLAERWRQR